A stretch of Methylogaea oryzae DNA encodes these proteins:
- a CDS encoding GGDEF domain-containing response regulator — protein sequence MEDLQAKKPLVLIVDDSPLNIQVLGEALRSEFRVKVASNGALALRLAVEEDQPDLILLDIMMPEMDGYEVCRRLKEDAKSKNVPVIFVTAKNTGEEMARGFALGAVDYIVKPFYTPVVLARVRTHVNLKLKAELLESLVMRDDLTGIPNRRHFNEIFEIEWRRAQRTGSWLAVALVDVDHFKQYNDHYGHGLGDQCLRQVSNALVSTLLRPGDFVARYGGEEFAAVLPGADLAGARDVAQRFRANVADLRIEHACSKAADVVTVSVGYAAVVACPEVARQSLVDMADRMLYRAKGGGRNRVCGPD from the coding sequence ATGGAAGACTTACAAGCGAAAAAGCCCTTGGTGCTCATCGTCGACGACTCGCCCCTGAATATTCAGGTGCTCGGGGAGGCGCTGCGTTCCGAGTTCCGCGTCAAGGTCGCGTCCAACGGCGCGTTGGCGCTGCGTTTGGCCGTGGAGGAAGACCAGCCCGACTTGATTCTGTTGGACATCATGATGCCGGAAATGGACGGCTACGAGGTCTGCCGGCGCTTGAAGGAGGACGCCAAGTCGAAAAACGTACCGGTGATTTTCGTCACGGCGAAGAACACCGGCGAGGAAATGGCCAGGGGCTTCGCCTTGGGGGCGGTGGATTACATCGTCAAGCCGTTTTATACGCCGGTGGTTTTGGCGCGGGTGCGCACCCATGTCAATCTCAAGCTGAAGGCCGAGCTGCTGGAATCGCTGGTGATGCGCGACGACCTCACCGGCATTCCCAATCGTCGCCACTTCAACGAAATTTTCGAGATCGAATGGCGGCGGGCGCAGCGGACTGGTTCCTGGTTGGCTGTGGCCTTGGTGGATGTCGATCATTTCAAGCAGTACAACGACCATTACGGCCACGGCCTTGGCGATCAATGCCTGCGGCAGGTGAGTAACGCCTTGGTTTCCACCCTGTTGCGGCCGGGCGACTTCGTGGCGCGTTACGGCGGCGAGGAGTTCGCGGCGGTATTGCCCGGTGCCGATTTGGCCGGCGCACGGGACGTGGCGCAGCGGTTTCGCGCCAATGTGGCCGATTTGCGCATCGAGCACGCTTGTTCGAAAGCGGCGGACGTGGTGACGGTTAGCGTCGGCTATGCGGCGGTGGTCGCCTGCCCAGAGGTCGCCAGACAGAGCTTGGTCGACATGGCGGATCGCATGCTTTACCGCGCCAAGGGCGGCGGCCGTAATCGGGTGTGCGGGCCGGATTAA
- the dusA gene encoding tRNA dihydrouridine(20/20a) synthase DusA has product MLEAISEQAVRRPLPPQGGDKILDRRLSVAPMLDWTDRDYRYFARLLTRHTLLYTEMITAAALHHGDPSRLLAFDALEGPVALQLGGSDPRLLAQGAVLGADFGYDEINLNVGCPSPRVSKGRFGACLMLEPELVAECIQAMAAAVSLPVTVKTRIGVDEQDSFEQLHRFVETVAQAGCRTFIVHARKAWLQGLSPKQNREIPPLQYERVWALKQAFPGLEFILNGGVVDLDQAEAHLQRVDGVMIGRAAYHDPYLLAEADGRLYGDRHPAPSRAEVVHRLLPYVAMRLSCGLRFQQIARHLLGLFHGQPGGRAWRRHISTFGVRPGADERVLLDALDAVALAAAEQRHEPTG; this is encoded by the coding sequence ATGCTTGAAGCGATCAGCGAGCAGGCGGTGCGCCGTCCGCTCCCGCCGCAGGGCGGCGACAAAATATTGGACCGGCGCTTATCCGTGGCTCCGATGCTCGATTGGACCGACCGGGATTATCGTTATTTCGCCCGGCTGTTGACCCGCCACACTCTGTTGTACACGGAGATGATCACCGCCGCGGCTTTGCATCACGGTGATCCGTCGCGCTTGCTGGCCTTCGATGCGCTGGAGGGGCCGGTGGCGTTGCAATTGGGCGGCAGCGACCCCCGCCTGCTGGCGCAAGGCGCGGTGCTGGGGGCGGACTTCGGTTACGACGAAATCAATCTCAATGTGGGCTGCCCCAGCCCCCGCGTCAGCAAAGGCCGATTCGGCGCTTGTTTGATGCTGGAGCCCGAATTGGTGGCGGAATGCATCCAGGCCATGGCCGCTGCGGTGTCGCTGCCGGTAACGGTGAAGACCCGCATCGGCGTGGATGAGCAGGATTCTTTCGAGCAACTGCACCGCTTCGTCGAGACAGTGGCGCAGGCGGGGTGCCGCACGTTTATCGTTCATGCCCGCAAGGCTTGGCTGCAAGGCCTGTCGCCCAAGCAGAACAGGGAGATTCCGCCGCTGCAGTACGAGCGGGTTTGGGCTTTGAAGCAGGCCTTTCCCGGACTGGAGTTCATCCTCAATGGCGGCGTCGTGGACCTGGATCAGGCCGAGGCCCATTTGCAGCGGGTGGACGGCGTCATGATCGGCCGCGCGGCCTACCACGATCCTTATTTGCTGGCCGAGGCCGATGGTCGTTTGTATGGCGATCGCCATCCGGCTCCCAGCCGCGCCGAGGTGGTGCACCGGTTGTTGCCTTACGTGGCTATGCGATTGTCGTGCGGGCTGCGTTTTCAGCAAATCGCTCGCCACTTGCTAGGGTTGTTCCACGGCCAGCCGGGCGGCCGCGCTTGGCGCCGTCATATCAGCACCTTCGGCGTGCGGCCGGGCGCCGATGAACGGGTTTTGTTGGATGCGCTGGATGCCGTCGCCTTAGCGGCAGCTGAACAAAGACACGAGCCGACAGGCTAA
- a CDS encoding sodium ion-translocating decarboxylase subunit beta, whose product MEDLYRIWQDTGLYNFEPGQAAMLGVGLLLIYLAIQKGFEPLLLLPIGFGAVLSNIPVAGIAEDGGILYFLYAGIKSGVFPLLIFLGLGSMTDFGPMLANPKTLLLGAAAQFGIFGTLFGALALNAVPGLHFTFKDAAAIAIIGGADGPTAIYVASRLAPDLLGAIAVAAYSYMALVPLIQPPIMRALTSREERLIEMSQLRVVSKREKMVFPVVLIVLTAMLLPSAAPLIGMFCLGNLMRESGVVDRLSKTAQNELINVVTIFLGLSVGSKLSASAFLRTETLGILLLGAIAFSIGTAAGVLMAKLMNRFTKAQVNPLIGAAGVSAVPMSARVANKIGQEENPHNFLLMHAMGPNVAGVIGSAVAAGVLLALVR is encoded by the coding sequence ATGGAAGACCTATACCGCATTTGGCAGGATACCGGCCTCTACAATTTCGAGCCAGGCCAAGCCGCGATGCTGGGCGTCGGCTTGCTGCTGATTTATCTGGCCATCCAAAAAGGCTTCGAGCCCCTGCTGCTGCTGCCCATCGGCTTCGGGGCCGTATTGAGCAACATCCCGGTGGCCGGCATCGCCGAAGATGGCGGCATCCTGTATTTCCTCTATGCCGGAATCAAATCCGGCGTGTTCCCGCTGTTGATCTTTCTGGGGCTGGGTTCCATGACGGACTTCGGCCCCATGCTGGCCAACCCCAAGACCCTGCTGCTCGGGGCGGCCGCCCAGTTCGGCATTTTCGGCACACTGTTCGGCGCGCTGGCGCTCAACGCCGTGCCGGGCCTGCACTTCACCTTCAAGGACGCGGCGGCCATCGCCATCATCGGCGGCGCCGACGGACCGACCGCCATTTACGTGGCCTCCCGCCTGGCCCCGGATCTGCTGGGCGCCATCGCCGTGGCCGCCTATTCCTACATGGCCCTGGTGCCGTTGATCCAACCGCCCATCATGCGGGCTTTGACCAGCCGCGAAGAACGGCTTATCGAGATGTCCCAGTTGCGCGTGGTCAGCAAACGGGAAAAGATGGTTTTCCCGGTGGTGCTGATCGTTTTAACGGCCATGCTGCTGCCTTCCGCCGCCCCGCTGATCGGCATGTTCTGCCTGGGGAATTTGATGCGGGAAAGCGGCGTGGTGGACCGGTTGAGCAAGACCGCCCAAAACGAATTGATCAACGTCGTGACGATTTTTCTCGGTCTATCCGTGGGTTCCAAACTCAGCGCTTCGGCGTTTTTGCGTACCGAGACCCTGGGCATCCTGCTGCTAGGCGCCATCGCCTTCAGCATCGGCACCGCCGCGGGCGTATTAATGGCCAAATTGATGAACCGCTTCACCAAAGCGCAGGTAAACCCGCTTATCGGCGCGGCCGGGGTCTCCGCCGTACCCATGTCGGCGCGTGTCGCCAACAAAATCGGGCAAGAAGAAAATCCGCACAACTTCCTGCTAATGCACGCCATGGGGCCCAATGTGGCGGGCGTCATCGGTTCCGCCGTGGCCGCCGGCGTATTGCTGGCCTTGGTGCGGTAG
- the folE gene encoding GTP cyclohydrolase I FolE: MARQLSEQPMEKLFSQIIEQIGEDVQREGLRDTPKRAAAAFHFLNRGYGQTLDEVLNDAIFEADTEDMVIVKDIELYSLCEHHLLPFIGKCHVAYIPQGKVLGLSKIARVVDMYARRLQIQERLTKEIADAIQNAVSPRGVAVVIEAKHLCMMMRGVEKQNSVMTTSTMLGIFRKEISTRSEFLNLINR; the protein is encoded by the coding sequence ATCGCTAGACAATTAAGCGAACAGCCCATGGAAAAGCTTTTTTCCCAAATCATCGAACAAATCGGCGAAGACGTGCAGCGTGAAGGTTTGCGCGATACGCCCAAGCGCGCCGCCGCGGCGTTTCATTTTCTCAATCGGGGCTACGGCCAGACCTTGGACGAGGTGCTCAACGACGCGATCTTCGAGGCCGACACCGAGGACATGGTGATCGTCAAGGACATCGAGCTGTATTCCTTGTGCGAGCATCATTTGCTGCCTTTCATCGGCAAGTGCCATGTGGCCTATATTCCGCAGGGCAAGGTTCTCGGGTTGTCGAAAATCGCCCGCGTGGTCGATATGTATGCCCGCCGCTTGCAGATACAGGAGCGGCTCACCAAGGAAATCGCCGACGCCATCCAGAATGCGGTGAGTCCCCGCGGCGTGGCGGTGGTGATCGAAGCCAAGCATTTATGCATGATGATGCGCGGCGTGGAAAAGCAAAACTCGGTGATGACGACCTCGACCATGCTGGGCATTTTCCGCAAGGAAATCAGCACCCGCTCCGAGTTCCTGAACCTCATTAACCGTTAA
- a CDS encoding CYTH domain-containing protein, with the protein MAIEIEKKFLLADERWRAEVTESAPMRQGYLNREQRCSVRVRTSGKQAWLNIKSATIGAQRQEFEYEIPLEDADCMLDTLSHQPLIEKVRHYVPYQGHLWEIDEFAGDNAGLIVAEIELSHPDEHFARPDWLGQEVTMDVRYYNTSLSRHPYRNWEDGKEGLA; encoded by the coding sequence ATGGCTATCGAAATCGAAAAAAAATTCCTGCTCGCCGATGAGCGCTGGCGCGCCGAGGTCACGGAGTCGGCGCCCATGCGGCAAGGCTACTTGAACCGCGAACAGCGCTGCTCCGTGCGGGTGCGCACCAGCGGCAAGCAGGCTTGGCTCAACATCAAAAGCGCCACCATCGGCGCGCAACGCCAGGAGTTCGAATACGAAATCCCCCTGGAAGACGCCGACTGCATGCTCGACACCCTCAGCCACCAGCCCCTCATCGAGAAAGTGCGCCATTACGTTCCCTACCAAGGGCATTTGTGGGAAATCGACGAATTCGCCGGAGACAACGCCGGGTTAATCGTGGCGGAAATCGAGCTGAGCCACCCGGACGAACACTTCGCCCGGCCCGACTGGTTGGGACAGGAAGTCACCATGGACGTGCGCTATTACAACACCAGCCTGTCCCGCCATCCTTATCGCAACTGGGAGGACGGCAAGGAAGGCTTGGCTTGA
- a CDS encoding OadG family protein, whose protein sequence is MEPSITDLLQNGLQLMIVGMGIVFLFLALLVAAVTALPRLLRRVAGEKAYEQVAPTPLATSEPAIDTDVMSAIQTAIRLYETQN, encoded by the coding sequence ATGGAACCGTCTATCACAGACCTGCTGCAAAACGGCCTCCAGCTCATGATCGTGGGCATGGGCATCGTATTTCTTTTCCTCGCCTTGCTGGTGGCGGCGGTTACCGCTTTGCCGCGGTTGCTGAGGCGCGTCGCGGGGGAAAAGGCATACGAACAAGTCGCGCCGACTCCGCTCGCAACCAGCGAGCCCGCCATTGATACCGATGTCATGAGCGCCATCCAGACAGCCATCCGGCTTTACGAAACACAGAATTAA
- a CDS encoding ClpXP protease specificity-enhancing factor: MTSLRPYLIRAVYDWILHNGCTPYLMVNARAEGVLVPQQYVQPDGSIVLNLRPEAAQHLALGDEYIEFNARFGGVPQSVTVPVPAAMAIYAKENGRGMVFEPEEGDGKPPSPTSPEPAPKEPTKSKRPVLTVVK, from the coding sequence ATGACATCCCTGCGTCCGTACCTGATTCGTGCGGTATACGATTGGATCCTGCATAACGGCTGTACGCCTTATTTGATGGTCAACGCCAGGGCCGAAGGCGTTTTGGTGCCGCAGCAGTACGTTCAGCCGGACGGCAGCATAGTCCTGAATTTACGTCCCGAGGCAGCCCAACACCTGGCCCTCGGCGACGAATACATCGAGTTCAACGCCCGTTTCGGCGGCGTGCCGCAGTCGGTGACGGTGCCGGTCCCGGCCGCCATGGCGATCTACGCTAAGGAAAACGGTCGCGGTATGGTGTTCGAGCCGGAAGAAGGGGACGGCAAGCCGCCGTCGCCCACGTCCCCGGAGCCTGCTCCCAAGGAGCCCACAAAGTCGAAGCGGCCGGTATTGACGGTAGTGAAATAA
- a CDS encoding ATP-binding protein: MGFSLIIGLVSFMVMDRLMREQIAAEMRHDLRHVRAWATQQLNERNAVLSQMASNPLLLHALADSKEPDRFLHPFLRGSSLVRLSEGELALVDAQGGVLAVSGNSAEFSPAKFRSLADVLRQGQARAELLFEDGGGALVIEQPVVFPTTGVVAGALVYRLKLLQWLHLMAADVNSRILLRDGAQNLLFGASLGSDWIVSESRPLLLDAPLHVLGMSVSMAQDRVRVLEPLSRMTLWYAVFGLSVIAVAGVLGRGVVRGLTRNLAALAAQTDAIIGVEDLASRDLDVDAADEVGRVAAAFNQLLERLRKSYQDLEAKVAERTQALTEANATLTREIAVRQEAEAALAQSEGRYRSVVEGISEAVYQTDREGAWSFLNPAWSAISGYGLQESLGRPFVDYLLAADRAKAMQGFGEVLRGERGKAVLELRYRHKQGQVLRVEQTLRPRLACRGEVIGVSGSLNDVTRRWEAEQALIVAKERAEQASRAKSAFLSNVSHEIRTPMNGILGLTQLALETDLTPLQRDYLSKVFDSAQALLGVLNDILDFSKIEAGSMALESTDFGLDELLQKVSGLFGLTAERKQLWLRLEVAPNTPTRVSGDMLRLGQVLNNLVGNALKFTDHGGVTVRFWQEGREGALARLRCSVSDTGIGMDREQLERLFQPFTQADGTITRRYGGTGLGLSICKNLVRLMGGDIQVESAPGVGSVFTFSVLLQPALPESREALPADYRQRAASLAGARVLLAEDNPVNQVVVLEYLNRCGLAATVVENGREALESVQRETFDIVLMDLHMPEMDGFDATRAIRALPKGGDMPIIAITAAAMTQDREACLAAGMNDHVAKPFNPGQLLEVMAKWLGAARASSPAVPEAAVPAASPLLPPGPAADELPGRSIQLIEELRLRLENSEYVSQDMIRSLRQALSSSIDGVVLDDLVSAVENCDYVHASRLLDDLAQACLIHPVKFGDS; this comes from the coding sequence ATGGGGTTCAGCTTAATCATCGGCTTGGTGTCGTTCATGGTCATGGATCGACTGATGCGCGAACAAATCGCCGCCGAGATGCGCCACGACCTGCGCCACGTCCGTGCGTGGGCCACGCAGCAGCTGAACGAGCGCAATGCCGTGCTGAGCCAAATGGCGTCCAATCCCTTGTTGTTGCATGCCTTGGCGGACTCGAAGGAGCCCGACCGTTTTTTGCATCCTTTTCTCCGCGGCAGCTCTTTGGTGCGTTTGTCCGAAGGCGAATTGGCGCTGGTCGACGCCCAGGGCGGCGTGTTGGCGGTGAGCGGCAACTCGGCGGAATTCTCGCCGGCCAAGTTCCGCTCGCTTGCGGACGTGTTGCGGCAAGGCCAAGCCAGGGCGGAGTTGTTGTTCGAAGACGGCGGCGGAGCCTTGGTCATCGAGCAGCCGGTGGTGTTTCCGACCACCGGCGTAGTCGCCGGGGCGTTGGTTTATCGGCTGAAGTTGCTCCAGTGGCTGCACCTCATGGCCGCCGATGTGAACAGTCGCATTTTACTGCGCGACGGGGCGCAAAATCTATTGTTCGGCGCGTCCTTGGGAAGCGATTGGATCGTGTCGGAAAGCCGGCCCTTGCTGTTGGACGCGCCGCTGCACGTTCTCGGTATGAGTGTGTCCATGGCGCAGGATAGGGTCCGTGTGCTCGAGCCTTTGTCGCGCATGACCTTGTGGTACGCCGTGTTCGGCTTGTCCGTGATCGCCGTGGCCGGGGTGTTGGGACGCGGCGTGGTGCGAGGCTTGACGAGGAATTTGGCTGCGCTGGCGGCGCAAACCGACGCGATCATCGGAGTCGAGGACTTGGCCTCCCGGGACTTGGACGTGGATGCCGCCGATGAAGTGGGGCGGGTGGCCGCCGCCTTCAATCAATTGCTGGAGCGGTTGCGCAAGTCCTATCAGGACCTCGAGGCCAAGGTCGCCGAGCGCACGCAAGCCCTGACCGAGGCCAACGCCACGTTGACGAGGGAGATCGCCGTCAGGCAGGAGGCGGAGGCCGCCTTGGCCCAGAGCGAGGGACGTTACCGCTCGGTGGTGGAGGGGATTTCCGAGGCCGTTTACCAGACGGACCGGGAGGGCGCCTGGAGCTTTCTCAATCCGGCTTGGAGCGCGATCAGCGGCTACGGCTTGCAGGAAAGCCTGGGCCGTCCCTTCGTCGATTATCTGTTGGCGGCGGATCGGGCCAAGGCCATGCAGGGCTTCGGCGAGGTGCTGCGAGGAGAACGCGGCAAGGCGGTGTTGGAGTTGCGTTATCGGCATAAGCAGGGGCAGGTGCTGCGGGTGGAGCAAACCTTGCGTCCGCGGCTGGCCTGCCGGGGCGAGGTGATCGGCGTAAGCGGATCGCTCAACGACGTGACGCGCCGCTGGGAGGCGGAACAGGCGTTGATCGTGGCGAAGGAAAGGGCGGAGCAGGCGAGTCGCGCCAAATCCGCATTTTTGTCCAACGTCAGCCATGAAATCCGCACCCCCATGAACGGGATTCTGGGGTTGACCCAATTGGCCCTGGAAACCGACTTGACCCCGCTGCAGCGGGATTATCTGAGCAAGGTGTTCGATTCGGCCCAGGCGCTGTTAGGGGTGCTGAACGACATCCTCGATTTCTCCAAGATCGAAGCCGGCAGCATGGCGTTGGAATCCACCGATTTCGGCCTGGATGAGTTGTTGCAAAAAGTGTCCGGCTTATTCGGCTTGACCGCCGAGCGCAAGCAGTTGTGGTTGCGGCTCGAAGTGGCGCCGAACACGCCGACCCGGGTGAGCGGCGACATGCTGCGCCTGGGGCAGGTTTTGAACAATCTCGTCGGTAACGCGTTGAAGTTCACCGATCACGGCGGGGTGACGGTGCGTTTTTGGCAAGAGGGCCGGGAAGGGGCCTTGGCGAGATTGCGCTGCTCCGTCAGCGATACCGGCATCGGCATGGACCGGGAGCAGCTCGAGCGATTGTTCCAGCCGTTCACCCAGGCCGACGGCACCATCACGCGCCGGTACGGCGGCACCGGCCTGGGTTTGAGCATCTGCAAGAACCTGGTGCGTTTGATGGGCGGCGATATCCAGGTGGAAAGCGCGCCGGGGGTGGGTAGCGTCTTCACATTCAGCGTCTTGTTGCAGCCCGCCCTGCCGGAGTCGCGGGAGGCCTTGCCCGCGGATTATCGTCAACGCGCGGCATCGCTGGCCGGCGCCAGGGTTTTGCTGGCGGAAGACAATCCGGTCAATCAAGTGGTGGTGCTCGAGTACCTCAACCGTTGCGGACTGGCTGCGACGGTGGTCGAAAACGGCCGCGAGGCGTTGGAAAGCGTGCAGCGGGAAACGTTCGATATCGTGCTGATGGACCTGCACATGCCGGAAATGGACGGTTTCGACGCCACCAGGGCGATACGGGCGTTGCCGAAGGGCGGCGACATGCCGATTATCGCCATCACGGCGGCGGCCATGACCCAAGACCGCGAGGCCTGTCTGGCGGCGGGCATGAACGATCATGTGGCTAAACCGTTCAATCCTGGGCAGCTGTTGGAAGTGATGGCGAAATGGCTGGGGGCGGCGCGCGCCAGCTCGCCGGCGGTACCCGAGGCCGCCGTCCCGGCGGCCTCGCCGCTGTTGCCGCCCGGCCCAGCCGCCGACGAGCTGCCAGGGCGGTCGATCCAGCTGATCGAAGAATTGCGCCTGCGGTTGGAGAACAGCGAATACGTTTCTCAAGATATGATACGCAGCTTGCGCCAGGCGCTTTCTTCCTCCATCGACGGCGTTGTGCTGGACGACTTGGTTTCCGCAGTGGAAAATTGCGACTACGTTCATGCGAGTCGATTGTTGGACGATTTAGCTCAAGCCTGCCTTATCCACCCGGTAAAATTCGGCGATTCATAA
- the oadA gene encoding sodium-extruding oxaloacetate decarboxylase subunit alpha, protein MAKPLGITEVVLRDGHQSLLATRLRIEDMLPICAKLDRVGYWSLETWGGATFDACIRYLGEDPWERLRQLKKAMPKTPQQMLLRGQNLLGYRHYADDVVESFVERCAHNGIDVFRIFDALNDLRNLDKAVKAVVATGKHAQATISYTASPVHTIDLYVDLAQRMEDLGCHSIAVKDMAGLLKPYEAEELVRKLKAAVKVPIHLHCHATTGLSTATILKAVEAGIDNVDTAISSMSTTYGHTATETVVAAYEGLERDTGLDLVLLEEIADYFREVRKKYAKFEGSLKGVDARILVAQVPGGMLTNMESQLREQGALERMDEVLKEIPKVRKDLGYIPLVTPTSQIVGTQAVINVLAGERYKTVTKETAGVLKGEYGATPAPVNKTLQKRVLEGAKPITCRPADLLEPELHKIAEELRQMAKDNHVELAAEDIEDVLIYAQFAQVGWRFLQNRGNSAAFEPPPSAEEGAVNRGQRAYDVSVNGKAYHVEVAPSGTLSNVHPLGVTPSVTLAAAPAAGNHAVNAPMAGTVLKVAVSPGQHINENDVVVVMEAMKMETEVRTRQSGTVVSVAVKQGDNVAANDILVTLS, encoded by the coding sequence ATGGCGAAGCCCCTAGGCATAACCGAGGTCGTGCTGCGCGACGGCCACCAGTCGCTGCTGGCAACACGGTTGCGCATCGAAGACATGCTGCCCATTTGCGCCAAGCTCGACCGCGTCGGCTATTGGTCGCTGGAAACCTGGGGCGGCGCGACCTTCGACGCCTGCATACGCTATTTGGGCGAAGACCCTTGGGAGCGCTTGAGACAGCTCAAAAAGGCCATGCCGAAAACGCCCCAGCAAATGCTGCTGCGCGGTCAAAACCTGCTGGGCTACCGCCACTACGCCGACGACGTGGTGGAAAGTTTCGTGGAACGCTGCGCCCATAACGGCATCGACGTATTCCGCATCTTCGACGCGCTGAACGACCTGCGCAACCTGGACAAAGCCGTCAAGGCCGTCGTCGCCACCGGCAAACACGCCCAAGCCACCATTTCCTATACGGCCAGCCCGGTCCATACTATCGATCTGTACGTGGACCTGGCCCAGCGCATGGAAGACCTGGGCTGCCATTCCATCGCTGTCAAAGACATGGCCGGCTTGCTCAAGCCTTACGAGGCGGAAGAGCTGGTGCGCAAGCTGAAAGCGGCGGTAAAGGTCCCCATTCACCTGCACTGCCACGCCACCACGGGTCTGAGCACCGCCACCATCCTCAAGGCGGTGGAAGCCGGCATCGACAACGTGGACACCGCCATCTCGTCCATGAGCACGACCTACGGCCATACCGCGACGGAAACCGTCGTTGCGGCTTACGAGGGCCTGGAGCGGGATACGGGGCTGGACCTGGTGCTGCTGGAGGAAATCGCCGATTACTTCCGCGAAGTGCGGAAGAAATACGCCAAGTTCGAAGGCTCGCTGAAAGGCGTGGATGCCCGCATCCTGGTGGCGCAAGTGCCGGGTGGCATGTTGACCAATATGGAAAGCCAGCTGCGCGAGCAAGGCGCGCTGGAACGCATGGACGAAGTGCTCAAGGAAATCCCCAAAGTGCGCAAAGACCTCGGCTATATTCCGCTGGTGACGCCAACCTCGCAGATCGTCGGCACCCAAGCCGTCATCAACGTGTTGGCGGGCGAACGCTACAAAACCGTCACCAAGGAAACCGCCGGCGTGCTGAAAGGCGAATACGGCGCCACGCCGGCGCCGGTCAACAAAACCTTGCAAAAGCGCGTGCTGGAAGGCGCCAAACCGATTACCTGTCGCCCGGCCGATCTGCTGGAGCCGGAGCTGCACAAAATCGCCGAAGAATTACGGCAAATGGCCAAGGACAACCATGTCGAACTGGCCGCCGAAGACATCGAAGACGTGTTGATCTACGCCCAATTCGCCCAAGTCGGCTGGCGTTTTCTGCAGAACCGCGGCAACTCCGCCGCCTTCGAGCCGCCGCCCAGCGCCGAGGAAGGCGCCGTCAACCGCGGCCAGCGCGCCTACGACGTAAGCGTCAACGGCAAGGCCTATCACGTGGAAGTGGCGCCCAGCGGCACGCTGAGCAACGTCCATCCCCTCGGCGTCACGCCGAGCGTGACGCTGGCCGCCGCGCCCGCCGCCGGCAACCACGCGGTGAATGCCCCCATGGCCGGCACCGTTTTGAAAGTCGCCGTGTCGCCGGGTCAGCACATCAACGAAAACGACGTGGTGGTCGTCATGGAAGCCATGAAAATGGAAACGGAAGTGCGGACGCGGCAAAGCGGCACGGTGGTTAGCGTCGCCGTCAAGCAGGGCGACAATGTCGCCGCCAACGACATCCTGGTTACCTTGAGCTGA
- the hemH gene encoding ferrochelatase: MALRRFLPGHQPRGKVGLLLVNLGTPDAATPRAVRRYLREFLWDPRMVEIPRWIWWLILNLAVLPLRGGRSAQAYKRIWTERGSPLMAHSLALGAALGRRLGPNGAAVEVAMRYGTPSIADGLAQLREAGAERLVVLPLYPQYASPSTATVYDAVGAELSRWRYVPPVVLLGDYHDHPAYIEAVAASIASFRAKHGDSGFLLFSFHGLPEASRREGDPYHDQCHRTAVLVAQSLGLASDQWGLAFQSRFGRNEWLKPYCVEYLAELPKRGVRAVDMVCPGFAVDCLETLDEIAHENRQVFLDAGGETYQYVPALNAESVHVDLMAELFRPFLESAGDA, from the coding sequence ATGGCGTTGCGACGTTTTCTGCCCGGCCATCAGCCTCGGGGCAAGGTGGGGCTGCTGCTGGTGAACTTGGGTACGCCCGATGCGGCGACTCCCCGAGCCGTAAGGCGTTATTTGCGCGAGTTCCTGTGGGATCCGCGCATGGTGGAGATTCCTCGCTGGATTTGGTGGTTGATTCTGAATCTGGCCGTGCTGCCGTTGCGGGGCGGGCGCTCGGCGCAAGCTTACAAACGCATTTGGACCGAGCGGGGCTCTCCCTTGATGGCCCACTCGTTGGCGCTGGGGGCCGCTCTGGGGCGTCGCCTCGGCCCGAACGGCGCGGCGGTCGAAGTCGCCATGCGTTACGGTACGCCGTCCATCGCCGACGGCTTGGCTCAATTGCGCGAAGCCGGCGCGGAACGGCTGGTTGTGTTGCCGCTGTATCCTCAGTACGCGTCCCCCAGCACGGCGACGGTGTACGACGCCGTCGGCGCGGAGCTGAGCCGTTGGCGATACGTTCCGCCGGTGGTCCTGTTGGGCGATTACCACGATCACCCGGCATACATCGAAGCGGTGGCCGCCAGTATCGCGTCCTTCCGCGCCAAGCACGGCGATAGCGGCTTTCTGTTGTTTTCCTTCCATGGCTTGCCGGAGGCCTCGCGGCGCGAGGGCGATCCGTACCACGACCAGTGCCACCGGACCGCGGTGCTGGTGGCGCAGTCGTTGGGGTTGGCCAGCGATCAGTGGGGGCTGGCTTTCCAGTCCCGCTTCGGTCGCAACGAATGGCTCAAGCCTTATTGCGTCGAATATTTGGCCGAGCTGCCGAAACGGGGCGTTCGCGCAGTGGACATGGTGTGTCCCGGCTTCGCCGTGGATTGCTTGGAAACGCTGGACGAGATCGCTCACGAGAACCGTCAAGTGTTCCTTGACGCCGGCGGCGAGACATATCAATACGTGCCCGCGTTGAATGCCGAATCGGTCCACGTCGATTTGATGGCCGAATTGTTTCGGCCCTTCCTCGAAAGTGCCGGCGACGCTTGA